The sequence GCCAGGGCGGCGGAGACGTCGTCGTACCGGCTGAGTACCCACGAGTTGGCCTCGCGCGACCAGTGGGCCGGGGAGTTGGCCCGCAGCTCTCGGTAGACGGGATAGGGGTCAGCTATCACCTCGGCGTCGAACGGGCTGTAGGTCAGTGGCTGATCGCTCATCGAACATCTCCTTCGCGGTCGCTCCTTCATCCGCAGCCCTCGGCTGTGATCGATGTCGAGTACGGACAGTGGGCGGGGGCGACGACCGTGCCGCCCACCGACCGTCGCTCGGTGGGCCGCGTCATCTTCTGAACTCTTGGTTTGTACTGTGAGTACAACATACGATGTCGCATAGGTCGAGACCCGCGACCTCACCGAGATCGACGGCACCCGAACGGAGACGTGTGGGATGAGGAAGCTTCCGGCGAAGTTGGCCAGTCAGCTCTACGGGGCGGCGGAGCTGATCGCGGAGCGCGGTCTGGACGGCACCAAGATCGAAGACATCGCCGAAGCCACGGGCATCCCCAAGGCCACGATCTACTACCACCTCGACGGCAAGAATGCCGTGCTGGAGTTTCTCCTCGGCGACCTGTTGGACATGATCGCCGGAGCCGTCGGTGTTGCGGTCACGAGTGAGGAGAACGCGCGGACCCGACTCGAGGCGGCTGTGCTGGCGCAGCTGGGCGTGATGCTCGAGCACCCGTCCTTGTGCCGGGCACTGGTCGGCGACCTCGGACGCGCGACCCGGCTGCCCGAGTTGGCGGCGGCACTGCGGACTGCCTTCTACGAACCGATCGAGCAACTATTGGCTGACGGTGTCTCCGACGGGTCCCTGCGCCAGGTCGCCGACCCGGCAGCCGTGGCCTTGAGCGTCTTCGGTGCCATCACCGTCGCTGGCCTCAGCGCGGCCGTCGAGGGGCCCTCCGCCGACCCGTCCGCCGACGCAGCACGGTTCTCCGCCGCGATCACCGAGCTGGTCCTCGACGGTCTCGCGACACCTGGCAGTCGCGACCAGCGGCGGGGTGACCCGCTGTGAGCAGCATGGAGGAGCTCCTCGCCAGCTGGAACGAGAAGTTCCGGCTGCACGCTGATGGTGCTCAACTTCCCCCGCACCACACCCTCTGCCTCGCCTGTGGACCCGACAACCCGCACGGCCACCACCTCACCGTCAATCGTCGAGGAGAGGAGGTGCACGCGACCCACGTCTTCGATGAACGTCACGTGGGCGCACCCGGGATCGCCCACGGCGGTGCCGTAGCAACCGTTTTCGACGACCTCTTCGGGTTCCTGCTCTACCTCACGGGCGGTCCTGCGGTGACCCGGAAGCTCGAGGTGCTCTACGACTCACCGGTCATCCTCGGCACTACCTACGACCTCGCCGCCAGGGTCACCCGCACAGAAGGGCGCAAACTCTTCATGGAAGCCGACATGAAGCAGCTCGGAGGGTCACGTGTCGCCTCCGCCTCGGCCCTCTTCCTTTCTGTGGACGTGACCCACTTCAACCAGGGCTTGCCAATCTGACGCAGACAGTCCGGCGCCGTTCTTCCGGACCAGAGGGTTCCGAGCCGCGCTCGTGGGGGCCGCTCGATCCCGCCGCGCAAGTGCACCTTCTGGGCGCCACGCACCAACAACGTCAGCTCCTGCTCGATTGTCTCCACCGAGACCAGCTCGCCCTCCGCTTTTTGTTGCATGTAGCACCCATACCGCTAGCCGAGGGGGAATCCTGCTCTGTCTCTTGCGCCATAGCCGGGGACGCCTGCGCAGGCGCCGCGACCCACGGGTGGCGGTGGGCAGGCTGCAAGCCGACGCGGGTCGAAGATAGGGCCGAGTGTCCGCGGGCAGACGGACGCCGTGTCAGGAGATGTTGCCGACCAGGTAGCGCTGCAACGTAGGAGCAAACGCGGCCACCAGCTCGTCTTGGCTTGCCGAGGTCAGATCTTCGAGTCCGACGACGTGGCGAGCCACGGCAATGCCCAGGATCTGCGACATGACGAGCACGGCGCGCAATGGTGCCTGCCCGGCTCCGAGCTGGGACACGATCGGTTCCAGCACCCCCGTCGTGAACTTGTCCCGAATCATGCGGGCAGTGTCGGCTTCGACCCCGGCGGTGCGGATGATTGCGAGGATACGCTGCCGCCGGCCTGCTTCATCGAGGGCTTCGATCAGGCACCTGGCTAGGCGCTCGCCGACGTCCCTGGAGTCGCCGTCGAGGAGCTGAGCCCTCAACGCGGCCGAATCGAAAGAGAGGACGGTCACCTCGTCGAAGAGCTCCCGTTTCGAGCCGAAGAAGTATGCCACCAGGGCGGCATCGACGCCTGCCTGTGCCGCGATTGACCTCATGGTCACGCGGTCGTAGCCGCCGGCGGCGAACTGCTCGCGAGCGGCCCGAGCTATCTGCTCGCGTGTCACGCTGTGCCCCGGTCGGCGTCCTGAACCTCCCGGGCTGAGCCTGGGCGTTGCCGTCCCGGGGGTCTTTGTTCGGCCAGAAGGTTGCTCCATACACAACTCACTCCGTGCTCAGTGTGGATGCTGGCGTCGCCTCTCCGTCCCGGGGATCGCCGGCGGAGCCGAATCGACGCTGACAAGGCTCGATAGCGCGCTTCCCGAATCTACCCTGTTCCTCCTATGTATTTCGGCGTACCGTGGGCTGTGCCACTGTGGCTGGGGTGATCGTGAGGCCCGGCTCGCCGCTAGGGGTGGAGGTGAACGAAGTGAGGTACGGAGATCCGTACGGGCCGGCATGGCAACAGCTGGGAAGCGCGTTGTGGGATGCGTTGGCAGTCGTGTTGTGGACGCTGGTGGCTGGCAGCATCGCGTTCGGCTCATGCTGGTTCATGGGCCAGTTCATGTACACCGCGTGGGTTCGCGAGCATCCGCCTCCGCGCCTCCGGTTCGTTGCCGAACGCAAGCTGCGCAGGGATATCGCCCGAGGGCTGGGCGACCTCGAGGAGTACCTGCGCGAACGCGGTCCAGCCTGCCCCCACGATGTTCCTTCTCGTCCCGCGCGGTTTCGCACGTGGAGGCGCCCAGGCGCGCCCCGGCGGTAAGCCAACCTCCATCGCGCCGGACGCCCTCGGTCAGCCGTTCGCTAACTCATCGCTGATGGGCGGGCCCAGACACCCCGTCCGGGGGCCCGGCGATGGCGGCCACCAAGCAACTCCATCAACCCCAGCAGCGACGTTGAGCGCTTTCCGCGCAGCGAGCTGGCACTAACGGAGCTGCGCTTGTGTGACTCGCGGAGCGGTCCAGGCTGACTGTCGAGCCAAAGGGCCGATGGCCGCCCACGTTCAGAGAGGCTGGCAGACGCCGTAGGTCTGGGGCGGCTCCTGAAACATCGCCCGACGTTCGACTCTGGAAGCTTCGCCTACTTCAGTTGCGGACCTCGAGGTGTTGACGACCCGGAGCCTCAGCCTCCTCGTTGAGCATCGTGAGCAGTTTGTCCCCCTCGATGTCGAGGTCTGGCAGCACGCGGTCGAGCCAGCGGGGCAGCCACCATGCTCGCTCGTTGAAGACGGCCATGAGCGCCGGGACGAGCGTCAGCCGGACGACGAAGGCGTCGATAAGGATGCCAGCGGCGAGGGCAAAGCCGATCTGCTTGATCATGATGTCGTGGCTGAAGATGAAGCCGGAGAAGACCGCGACCATGATGATGGCGGCTGCGACGACGACCCGGCTGGCTTGGTCGAACCCGTGGACGACGCTCTGCCGTGCTCCCTCACCGTGGATGTGTGCCTCGCGCATTGAGGAGACCAGGAAGACCTCGTAGTCCATGGCCAGTCCATAGAGGATGCCGGTGACGATGATCGGCATGAAACTCATCAGCGGCCCCCCGGTGTCGAACCCGAAGAGGCTGCTGAGCCAGCCCCACTGGAAGACGGCAGTGGTGGCGCCGAAGGTGGCCAGGATGCTGAGCAGGAAGCCGGCTGTGGCCTTGATCGGGACGACTACCGAGCGGAAGACCAGCATCAGGATCAGCACGGAAAGCGCGATGATGATGCCGAGGTAGAGCGGAAGGACGTCGGCGAGCTTGTCGGACATGTCGATGCCGATGGCGGTGAACCCAGTTACGCCCAACTGTACCTCATTGTCGCCGGCGATCGCGTTGTCGGGCTCGCGCAGCGAAGTCACCAGGTCGCTGGTGACCTCGTCGCTCGGGCCGGAAGTGGGGATGACGCTGAACACGGCCAGGTCGCCGGCTTCGTTGACGCCGACCGGGGCGGCCAGCACGATGTCGTCTCGGTCCTGGAGGTCGGCGATCAGTTTCGCGGTCAGCTCGGGTGTGACGCGGCCGGCGGTGCCGGTGGGTTCTGCGGTGACGAGTAGGGGACCGTTGAATCCCTCGCCGAAGCCTTGCGAGACTGCCTCGTAGCTCTGCCGGGCGGCGGTGTCCTGGTTCGCGGTGGCCCCGGTGGGGATGCCCAGGTTCATGCTGGCGGCGGGGATCGCCATCACGCCCAGGATGGCGACCACACCCACTATGACGGGCCACCGGAACCTGATCACGCCTTTGACCCAGTGGTCGGCGACACTGTGTGATTCCTCCTTGACCTTGGCGCGGCGTTGGGCTCGGGCCTTGTCCGAGCAGATCCGCTCACCGACCAGCCCTAGCAGTGCGGGCAGCAGGGTCAGCGCGATGAGGACGGCCAGGGCCACCGTGGACGCCGCGACCAGGGCCATCGTGGAGAGCATGGCGATGCCGATCACGGTCAGTGCGGTCAGTGCGATGAGGACGGTCACGCCGGCGAAGAAGACGGCACTGCCCGCGGTGCCGACTGCTCTGCCGGCCGCCTCCTGCGCGGTGAGTCCGCGGTCGAGGATGAGCCGTCGCTGCCGGTTGACGACGAACAGCGCGTAATCGATGCCGACGGCGAGGCCCACCATGAGACCGAGCACTGGGGTGGCGGAGTTCATCTCGACGGCCGTCGAGAGCGCGTACGCTCCGCCGACGCCGATGCCGACCCCGACCAGCGCGGTGACCAGGGGAAGGCCGGCCGCGATCAGCGAGCCCAGGGTGAGCACCAGCACCAGGGCGGCGACGGCGAGACCGATCACCTCGCCGATGCCGACCGGGATCTCGATGGCCTTGAGCGAGTCGCTCGGGAGCACGGTGATCCCGGTCCCGTGCTCCGCGCGCTCCACCACCTCGACCACCGAGGTGACGTCATCGTCGGTCAAGGAGGTCGAGGCGACCGTGAACTGGAATTGGAACAGCGCGACCTGACCGTCGGAGGACACCAGCACGCCGGGCACAGGTGCTCCGTCCACCAGCAGCGGCTGGTAGGGAGGCGTCTGCCCCTGCGCCGATCCCGTCGGGGGAGTGCCCGGTGCATTCTCCTCGGGAGTGCCTGGAGCGCCTTGATCAGCCGCACCCGGAGCAAGGTCGAGGGGGTTTACGACCTTGTCGAGGTCATAGACGTCGTTGACGGTGTTGGTGATCACCGAAAGGCGGTCCGCGGTGTCGAGTCGTTCACCCTCCGGGACGGTGAAGACGACGCTGGCCTGACCTCCCGAGGCTGCAGGCAGCTCATCGGCTACGCGGTCGAGCACGGTCTGTGCCTCGGTGCCCTCGATCTTCATCTCGGAGCTGACACTGACCCCGTTGATAGCGACCGCACCGACGACCACGGCGAGGACCGCGAGCCAGCCCGAGATGAACAGCCACGGCTTGCCGAAGGCGGTTCGTCCGAGCCGGTACAGGAAGGTGGACATGGGTCTGGTGCTCCTTGAGGGCGAGGGGGTTCTAGAGGCCGTTGCGTAGGTAGTCGAAGGTCAGGTCGAGAAACGAGCTGTAGTCCATCGCGGCGGAGCTGAGGTCGCTCTCGCCGCTGAGGTGGACGTCGAGGGTGCCCTCCAGGGCGGCCATCACGGCGCCGTACACCGCGCCGAACAGCAGCGGCACATAGATCGAGGGGTACCGGTCCCCGGCCACCGACCCCAAGAGCTCCTGGGCGGTATGACGCATGCGCTGCTGAACACCCAGGACGTAGGGCTCCAGGGTCGGGTACTGCCGCGCCATCGTCATCAGCTCGCGCATCGTCAGCAACGTGTCTTCGGTGAACTGCTCCCTCATGACGGCCAGCAGGGCATCGAGCAAGGGCAGGTCTGCGGGGAGGCTGGTCAGGATCTCGCTGACGTCGTCGACCCGGCCGAACGCGACCGAAGCGACCGCCTCTTCCTTGCAGGAGAAGTGGTTCGCGAAGGTGCGTCGCGAGTAGCCCGCTCGGTCGACCACGTCCGCGGTGACGAAACCGAACAGGCCACGCTCTCGGGTGAGCTGGAACGCCGCCACGGCCAGCGTCTGTCCCGTCGCCTCTCGCTTGAGGTCACGCAGTCCACGATCCATGTGCGCAGTATGACCTGTCGTGCCCAATGGGCAACATTGCCCACCGAGCAGAGCCGTGGCTTCGGGGCGCCATGGACCGCAACAGTCCGACGCGCTCGGTAGCGTGGCGGCAACAGCTCGCCATCGCCCTCCGGCGCCGCGGGTGGCATTGGGTGGGCGTCCAAGGATGGGAGTGCGCGCATGGGCACTGCGGGGGATGGGACGGACGCTGGACGCGTAGCGGACCTCACGCAGCTGGCTGACGGCGCGCAGTTCGCTGACGCCGTGCTGGCTCTACTGGCGGTCGCTCGGCGGACCAGGGGCCGACTGCAGCCCCTCTTCGAGGACGTCACCGTGCCGCAGCTGGTACTGCTGGATGCTGTCCAGGCCTGCGGGCGGGAAGGCATCGTCGCAATCTCGGAGTACACGTTGCTCAGCCAACCGACCGTGACCCAGCAGGCCGCCGCGCTAGAAGCCGCCGGGCTTCTGCGTCGCATCGCAGCCGAGAACGATCGGCGCCGGCGGGTCCTCACGCTCACCGAACGCGGTGAGGACCTCCTGGCATCTAAGCGCGGACTGGTTGCCGACCGGTTATCAGTGGCCTGGGCATCGCTCAGCGCCGAGGAGCGGTCGATCGCGGTCCCGCTGCTGCGTCATATCATTGACCTTGTCTCGGAGTTGGCCTGACACTTGCACGCACGGACGCGGGAGGAGCCGGCGCCTGCGGCCGGCCGATCGGGACGAGCGCGCTCGGGTGGTGCGTGGCCAGCTGTTGGCACGGGCGGCGACGGCCGAGCCCATCCGACTACGACCGACGGACTGACGCGAGGGCCCGCATCTCCCCTGCGCCCCGTCGTAGGACCTGCGAGGGTCTGACCTAAGCCGCCTCCATCAGGGCGAAGTGGGGCCGCGCACGTTCGCCGGTTCGAGAAGTTGGAGACGCCTCTGTTTCGGGCACACCCACCATCGGAGATGCAGGCACGAGAGTCACCAGGAGGCCGGTGTAGCAGACAAACGTCCGAGCCAGCAGTCCCGAGCTCGGCGGTGGTGCTCGCGTGCTGGCGTTCGCTGACTTGCCTACGATTGGTCACCCATCGCTGAGTTCGCCCGCCGCTTTGCGCATCTGAGAGATGGCATGGTCTTCGTCTCTGGGGAGCGTCGCGACGAGCTCATTCACCCGTCGCCAGCGGTCGAACGTCGCTGCGTCGCTACGGCCGGCCGCAGCCAGCGCCGACCACGTGTCCGCGCAGCGCAGGAGCGCGGTTCCGGCCTTCGCCATCTCAGCGGACCCCGTTAGCCGAGCCACGTCGGCACAGAAATGTGCCTGCAACCGGCGGAACAGGCCGCCGCCGGTCCCTGCCTTCTCCACAAAGGCGTGGAGTGAACGCAGCGCGACGTCTAGTTCCGGTTCGGGCATGAGCCCCGGCCACCGGTCGACATCCTCGGCGAATACCGCGACTCCACTGATCCCCGCAGCAGCAACGGCATCCGGCGGCAGCGCCGACGTATCCGGGATAATCGCGGTTACCGGCGCTTGCATGTTCTCGACCGAGGCGACGAGGGCCGAAGCCGCGGTCGGGCGGAGACCGGGCAGGCTCTGGGGCCAGTTCACGAAGTACGTGGTGTGCCTCGTGGGCACGGGGAACGACCGTGACGCGCGCGCCCGCGCAAGAGCCTCGTAGGAGACTTCCTGCACCTCGGCTCGGTCGTTGTCCACCACAAAAGCCTTCTCCGTCTCGTCGTCATAACCGATCACGACGATGTCATGCCGACTCATCTGAAGGCGGACATTGAGGTAGGGCAGCTCAGCAATGTCCGCCCACATCAGCACGGGACGGCCTCGCTGGAGCTCCCTGCGGACCCAGCCCCAACCGGTCACGGGGTCGTCGGTGCCACGGACGTCGACCTCTGCACCGAGCCTCGAAAGAAGGTCGACCTCAAGGTCGCTGCTACGCCCGACGAAGTAGATGGGCGGGGTGAGAGCCGGCACGCGCAGATAGGTGAAACCCAGACCGCCGCCCATCCCGAAGACCAGACCTTCGCTCGGTACCTCCTCCCAGCCGAGACCGGCCCACTCCAGGAGGTCTCTCAGCGCTCCGGAACCGCAATGACCGGCCTCGCGGTGGGGATAGTCCAGCAGGATCCGCCGCGGCTCCGGCTGTCGGGGCAGGAACTCAGCTGACATGGCAACTCCTGGATGGGCTCGCAGCGCTCTGTGCGTACGCCGGTGGGTCGGGCGCGGCGGGTTCCGCGACTCTACATTTCGCTGAGGCACGCAGGGGCTCGCGGTCGACGGCGGTCGTGAGGGCTGGTGCAGGTCACGATTCGAGGGACAGGAACCGGACGGCGACGTCGGAGATCTTGCGCGCCGTCGCGGTTCGGTCCCACTTGGGGAGCGCCAGATGACTGACCGTCAGGCGCACCATGGTGTCGGCCGCGTCGACGACGTCGTCTGGGGGAAGACTCGGGTAACTCTTCGCCACCCATGCGGCTAGGGTGTCGGAGGCGAGGTCGAGAAGCCGCGCGGATGTCGTGAGCAGCGGGAGCATCCCTGTGGACGGCTGACTGCCCGCATCCAGGTCTCGGTTGGAGATGAGCACTGCCTTGAGCAGGGGGCTGCGCTCGGCCTCGATCAAGGTGTAGTCGACGGCTGCTGCGATGCCGCGTTTCGCATCGCCGATGTGTGCCTCCAGCGCCTTCTGGATGCCCTCCAGGAAGCGCGAGGCCTCGCGGAGCACGAGGGCTTCTCCAAGGCCGGCCTTGTCACCGAACTCCTTGTAGAGCGCCGCTCGCGACACCCCGGCACGATGCGCCACCTCTCCCATGCGCACCCGGTCCCAGCCGCGGTCGACGATCAGGTCGTGGGCAGCCTCGAGGACAGCGGCGCGCATGTGCTCCCTGAACCGTTCGCGCATGGAGGGTCCCCGCATGTCAGAGAGGTTAGCGATTCGTGTCTCGCGACCGACTCGCGTCACTGACCTGGACACGCCCGCACGCTCCTAGCGTGCTCGTGGGCCAGTTGGTCGACCATGACGGCGAGGGTGTCCTGAAGCCTCTGCACCCCTACAGCGACTGCCGTCGCCCTCGGCAACTCTCGGAGGTCCTCGAGTTGCACCGGGTCCCCGACCAGCAGGGTGACCCGACGACGGCGGCGGCCCAGCACCACCCTCCCTTCGTAGGCTGGCACGATCGCCTGCACGCCCCATTGAGCAACGGGAATCAATGGAGCCGACGTCTCGAGTGCGATGCGGACAGCACCCGACCTGAGCGACATCAGACGTCCATCCGGTCGCTTTGTGATCGATCCTTCCGGATACACCACGACAAGAGCGCCACGCTCCACGGCTTCGACCGCGGCACGGATCCCTGACCGGCCGTCGGACCGATCGACCTCGACGTGGCCGGCCGACCGGAACCACCAGCCGACTGCTCTACTTTGAAACAGGCTCGCCTTGGCCATGAACCGGGGGGTCCGGCCCTGGGCGAGGATCATCTCCCCCAGGAACAGCGGGTCGGCCTGGGAGACATGGTTGGCCGCCAGCACCGCGCCTCCCGACCCGGGCAGGCGCTCCGTACCGCGCCAGTCCGCTCTCCTGCCCAGCAGCAGCAGCGGTTTGCAGACGAGCAACGCCAGCCACCACGCAGGCCCGCGGGCGTCTCTGGGGACGCCTCTCGCGCCCGCGGACCGACCCGAGTCACGCAAGTCCGGAACGATACGCAGGACTCCCATCGCCGTCCAGACCGTCGACCTCCAAGCCATCCTTGCTCACCTCGGCGGGCAATGGCTCGATGGTGACCACGACCAGCGGTCACTGCGGCTTCTCACACCGCCACCTCCGCTGTCAGGGCGGCCATGTCGGCCGCAGTCCCCTGGGTGAGCATGCGTTTGGTGGTCATGAAGTCCCGGGGACGGTTGACACAGTCAGCAGCTATCGGCTCGCCCTTCCGGAGGTAGTAGCAGGTGAAGTCGCGGTCACGGGTCGGGTCACCGCTCATGACGATGTCGTCATAGGCGGTGTTGAGTCCCGCGATCTGGAGCTTGAGGTCATACTGGTCCGACCAGAACCACGGGAGCGCCGCCACCTCCTTGTCATTTCCACAGATAGTCGCCGCTGCCACCTTGGCCTGCTCCACTGCACTCGGGACCGACTCCAGCCTGATTCGTCGGCCGTAGCGGGGGATGTCCTGCGACGTACAGTCCCCGGCCGCCACGATGTCAGGGTCACTGGTGCGGGCGTGGGCGTCGATGAGGATCCCGTCGTCCACGACCAGGCCGGCTGCCTCGGCGAGTTCGGTGGTCGGCTCGATCCCGATCCCGACGATCACAAAGTCCGCTTGGACCGACTCGCCACTGGCCAGCACCACCTCTCGCACGCGGGTGTCGCCGACCAGGGCCTCTACCGAGGCGTTCGTCCTCACGTCGACGCCCTCTTCTTGGTGGATCCGTGTGAAGAAGGCCGACACCTCAGGGGCAGTGACCCGCTCGAGGACCCGGTCTGCGGCCTCGAGGACCGTGACGTGGAGGCCCAACGAGCGCAGCGAGGCGGCGGTCTCCAGCCCGATGTACCCACCACCCACGATGACGGCGTTGCGCCCGGGGATCGCGTCCTCGCGGATCCGCTCCACCCCCGACGATTGACGCAGGTAGTGCACCCCGTCGAGGTCGGCACCCTCGGCGCGGAGACGTCGGGGGTGCGCTCCCGTGCACAGAGCAAGAGCGTCATAGGACAAGCGGTCCCCGGTGCCGAGCACGAGCTCGCCCGCCGGCCGGTCGATCTCCTGCACGCTGGCAGTCACGCGCTCGACGTCCTGCTTGACGTAGAAGTCCTCCGACCGGATGGCCAGCTCCTTCAGCGAGCACTTCCCGGCCAGATATGCCTTCGACAACGGAGGCCTTTGGTACGGCAGCGCCGACTCGTCACCGACCAGCACGATCTCACCCGACCAACCCTCTCGGCGGAGGCTGGTGACCAGCTGCACCCCGGCATGGCTGGCGCCGACCACCACCGCGCGCCCTGAGCTCATCCGCTGCCCTTGGGGGTGAGCTCGACCATCAGCTTGCTGATGCCGCGAACAAAGTTGGACTGCACGTACTGCGGCTCACCGACCACATCGATCCTCTCGAAGCGCGGGAGCAGCTCCTCCCAGAGGATCCGCAGCTGCAGCTCGGCCAACCGGTTGCCCATGCACCGATGCACGCCGAAGCCGAAAGCGATGTGGTTGCGGGCGTTGCGACGGTCGATGATCAGCTCGTCCGGCCGCTCGAACACCGTCTCGTCGCGGTTGCCGGACGCGTACCACATCACCACCTTGTCGCCCTTGCGGATGAACTGACCGTTCAGCATGGTGTCGGTCTTCGCGATCCGCCGCATGTACGCGAGCGGCGTCTGCCAGCGGATGATCTCCGAGACCATGTTCGGGATCAGGTCCGGATTGGCCTTGAGCTTCTCGAACTGGTCGGGGAACTGGTTGAGTGCAAGAACTCCGCCGCTCATCGAGTTGCGTGTGGTGTCGTTGCCGCCCACGATCAGCAGAACAAAGTTGCCGATGAACTCCATCGGACGCTTGATCAGGTCCTTGGTGCTCTCATCGCTCTGCAGCATCGTGACCAGGTCGAACCCGGGCTCTTCGCCGGCCGCGAGCCGGGCGGCCTTGTCGTGCCAGAGTTCAGTGAGTCCTCGCGCCATCTCGAGCATGCCCCGGAACAGCTCGTCGTTGTCGGTAGTGGCCGGGCCGCCGTTGGTCTGCTCCATCGAGGTTGCCAGGTCCGACCACTCGACGAGCTTGTGCCGCTCCTCGAAGGGGAAGTCCAACAGCGTGGCCAGCATGCGGGCGGTCAGTTCGATCGACACCGTGCTCACCCAGTCGAACGGTTCGTTGACGGGCAGGTTGTCCAGGACGTCCCTGACGCGCTCGCGAATGAGGTCCTCCATCTCGTGGAGGTTCTTCGGTGCGACGACACCTTGTACGGCGCGCCGCTGTATGTCGTGCTTGGGCGGGTCCATGGCGATGAACATCGCGACGTCCATGAACCGCGGGGGTGTTCCGATGACGA comes from Nocardioides piscis and encodes:
- a CDS encoding TetR/AcrR family transcriptional regulator, yielding MDRGLRDLKREATGQTLAVAAFQLTRERGLFGFVTADVVDRAGYSRRTFANHFSCKEEAVASVAFGRVDDVSEILTSLPADLPLLDALLAVMREQFTEDTLLTMRELMTMARQYPTLEPYVLGVQQRMRHTAQELLGSVAGDRYPSIYVPLLFGAVYGAVMAALEGTLDVHLSGESDLSSAAMDYSSFLDLTFDYLRNGL
- a CDS encoding TetR/AcrR family transcriptional regulator; the encoded protein is MTREQIARAAREQFAAGGYDRVTMRSIAAQAGVDAALVAYFFGSKRELFDEVTVLSFDSAALRAQLLDGDSRDVGERLARCLIEALDEAGRRQRILAIIRTAGVEADTARMIRDKFTTGVLEPIVSQLGAGQAPLRAVLVMSQILGIAVARHVVGLEDLTSASQDELVAAFAPTLQRYLVGNIS
- a CDS encoding MarR family winged helix-turn-helix transcriptional regulator; translated protein: MPQLVLLDAVQACGREGIVAISEYTLLSQPTVTQQAAALEAAGLLRRIAAENDRRRRVLTLTERGEDLLASKRGLVADRLSVAWASLSAEERSIAVPLLRHIIDLVSELA
- a CDS encoding TetR/AcrR family transcriptional regulator, which produces MRKLPAKLASQLYGAAELIAERGLDGTKIEDIAEATGIPKATIYYHLDGKNAVLEFLLGDLLDMIAGAVGVAVTSEENARTRLEAAVLAQLGVMLEHPSLCRALVGDLGRATRLPELAAALRTAFYEPIEQLLADGVSDGSLRQVADPAAVALSVFGAITVAGLSAAVEGPSADPSADAARFSAAITELVLDGLATPGSRDQRRGDPL
- a CDS encoding PaaI family thioesterase, yielding MEELLASWNEKFRLHADGAQLPPHHTLCLACGPDNPHGHHLTVNRRGEEVHATHVFDERHVGAPGIAHGGAVATVFDDLFGFLLYLTGGPAVTRKLEVLYDSPVILGTTYDLAARVTRTEGRKLFMEADMKQLGGSRVASASALFLSVDVTHFNQGLPI
- a CDS encoding MMPL family transporter — its product is MSTFLYRLGRTAFGKPWLFISGWLAVLAVVVGAVAINGVSVSSEMKIEGTEAQTVLDRVADELPAASGGQASVVFTVPEGERLDTADRLSVITNTVNDVYDLDKVVNPLDLAPGAADQGAPGTPEENAPGTPPTGSAQGQTPPYQPLLVDGAPVPGVLVSSDGQVALFQFQFTVASTSLTDDDVTSVVEVVERAEHGTGITVLPSDSLKAIEIPVGIGEVIGLAVAALVLVLTLGSLIAAGLPLVTALVGVGIGVGGAYALSTAVEMNSATPVLGLMVGLAVGIDYALFVVNRQRRLILDRGLTAQEAAGRAVGTAGSAVFFAGVTVLIALTALTVIGIAMLSTMALVAASTVALAVLIALTLLPALLGLVGERICSDKARAQRRAKVKEESHSVADHWVKGVIRFRWPVIVGVVAILGVMAIPAASMNLGIPTGATANQDTAARQSYEAVSQGFGEGFNGPLLVTAEPTGTAGRVTPELTAKLIADLQDRDDIVLAAPVGVNEAGDLAVFSVIPTSGPSDEVTSDLVTSLREPDNAIAGDNEVQLGVTGFTAIGIDMSDKLADVLPLYLGIIIALSVLILMLVFRSVVVPIKATAGFLLSILATFGATTAVFQWGWLSSLFGFDTGGPLMSFMPIIVTGILYGLAMDYEVFLVSSMREAHIHGEGARQSVVHGFDQASRVVVAAAIIMVAVFSGFIFSHDIMIKQIGFALAAGILIDAFVVRLTLVPALMAVFNERAWWLPRWLDRVLPDLDIEGDKLLTMLNEEAEAPGRQHLEVRN
- a CDS encoding NAD(P)/FAD-dependent oxidoreductase, which gives rise to MSSGRAVVVGASHAGVQLVTSLRREGWSGEIVLVGDESALPYQRPPLSKAYLAGKCSLKELAIRSEDFYVKQDVERVTASVQEIDRPAGELVLGTGDRLSYDALALCTGAHPRRLRAEGADLDGVHYLRQSSGVERIREDAIPGRNAVIVGGGYIGLETAASLRSLGLHVTVLEAADRVLERVTAPEVSAFFTRIHQEEGVDVRTNASVEALVGDTRVREVVLASGESVQADFVIVGIGIEPTTELAEAAGLVVDDGILIDAHARTSDPDIVAAGDCTSQDIPRYGRRIRLESVPSAVEQAKVAAATICGNDKEVAALPWFWSDQYDLKLQIAGLNTAYDDIVMSGDPTRDRDFTCYYLRKGEPIAADCVNRPRDFMTTKRMLTQGTAADMAALTAEVAV
- a CDS encoding BtrH N-terminal domain-containing protein — its product is MSAEFLPRQPEPRRILLDYPHREAGHCGSGALRDLLEWAGLGWEEVPSEGLVFGMGGGLGFTYLRVPALTPPIYFVGRSSDLEVDLLSRLGAEVDVRGTDDPVTGWGWVRRELQRGRPVLMWADIAELPYLNVRLQMSRHDIVVIGYDDETEKAFVVDNDRAEVQEVSYEALARARASRSFPVPTRHTTYFVNWPQSLPGLRPTAASALVASVENMQAPVTAIIPDTSALPPDAVAAAGISGVAVFAEDVDRWPGLMPEPELDVALRSLHAFVEKAGTGGGLFRRLQAHFCADVARLTGSAEMAKAGTALLRCADTWSALAAAGRSDAATFDRWRRVNELVATLPRDEDHAISQMRKAAGELSDG
- a CDS encoding TetR/AcrR family transcriptional regulator, coding for MRGPSMRERFREHMRAAVLEAAHDLIVDRGWDRVRMGEVAHRAGVSRAALYKEFGDKAGLGEALVLREASRFLEGIQKALEAHIGDAKRGIAAAVDYTLIEAERSPLLKAVLISNRDLDAGSQPSTGMLPLLTTSARLLDLASDTLAAWVAKSYPSLPPDDVVDAADTMVRLTVSHLALPKWDRTATARKISDVAVRFLSLES
- a CDS encoding lysophospholipid acyltransferase family protein, which translates into the protein MAWRSTVWTAMGVLRIVPDLRDSGRSAGARGVPRDARGPAWWLALLVCKPLLLLGRRADWRGTERLPGSGGAVLAANHVSQADPLFLGEMILAQGRTPRFMAKASLFQSRAVGWWFRSAGHVEVDRSDGRSGIRAAVEAVERGALVVVYPEGSITKRPDGRLMSLRSGAVRIALETSAPLIPVAQWGVQAIVPAYEGRVVLGRRRRRVTLLVGDPVQLEDLRELPRATAVAVGVQRLQDTLAVMVDQLAHEHARSVRACPGQ